The Puntigrus tetrazona isolate hp1 chromosome 3, ASM1883169v1, whole genome shotgun sequence genome contains a region encoding:
- the LOC122330108 gene encoding gastrula zinc finger protein XlCGF57.1-like — MNVKDERQDLNELEKPQDQKDHNVNEQSSTEVRKPFSCSQCGKAFTCKKSLRNHMLIHAGIKPFTCSQCGKSFTRKSQLKDHMHIHSSEKPFSCSQCGKSFTRKTNLKTHMLIHSGIKPFSCSECGRSFTKKEHLKNHSATHSLEKPFSCSQCGKSFVSKESFKIHTLVHAGIKPFSCSECGKTFTKKRQLTDHLVTHSSEKPFVCSQCGKSFTCKTNLMTHMLIHAGIKPFTCSECGKSFIRKSQLKDHMHIHSSEKPFSCSQCGKSFIRKPNLKTHMLIHDGIKPFSCSNCGKSFTKKEYLKKHLATHSLEKPFSCSQCGRSFTKKSQLTDHLVTHSSEKPFVCSQCGKSFTRKSNLKNHMLIHAGIKPFTCSECGKSFTRKSQLKDHMHIHPSAALSEESLSNIKKASRLTC, encoded by the coding sequence ATGAATGTGAAGGACGAAAGACAAGATCTGAATGAATTGGAGAAACCTCAGGATCAAAAAGATCATAATGTAAATGAACAAAGCAGCACTGAAGTCAGAaaacctttcagctgctctcagtgtggaaaagCTTTCACGTGTAAGAAAAGCCTGAGGAATCACATGTTAATTCACGCCGGGATAAAGCCTTTTacctgctctcagtgtggaaagagttttaccAGGAAAAGTCAACTTAAGGATCACATGCATATCCACTCTTCAGAAaaacctttcagctgctctcagtgcggaaagagtttcacGCGTAAAACAAACCTTAAGACTCACATGTTAATTCATTCTGGGATaaagcctttcagctgctctgagTGCGGAAGGAGTTTTACAAAGAAAGAACACCTTAAGAATCATTCGGCTACTCACTCTTTAGAaaagcctttcagctgctctcagtgcggaaagTCTTTTGTGAGTAAAGAAAGCTTTAAGATTCACACGTTAGTTCATGCTGGAATaaagcctttcagctgctctgagTGTGGAAAGACTTTTACGAAGAAAAGACAACTTACAGATCATCTGGTAACTCACTCTTCAGAAAAACCTTTCGtctgctctcagtgcggaaagTCTTTCACTTGTAAAACAAACCTTATGACTCACATGTTAATTCACGCCGGGATAAAGCCTTTTACCTGCTCtgagtgcgggaagagttttaTCAGGAAAAGTCAACTTAAGGATCACATGCATATCCACTCTTCAGAAaaacctttcagctgctctcagtgcggaaagagtttcatACGTAAACCAAACCTTAAGACTCACATGTTAATTCACGATGGAATaaagcctttcagctgctctaACTGCGGAAAGAGTTTTACAAAGAAAGAATACCTTAAGAAGCATTTGGCTACTCACTCTTTAGAaaagcctttcagctgctctcagtgcggaagGAGCTTTACAAAGAAAAGTCAACTTACAGATCATCTGGTAACTCACTCTTCAGAAAAACCTTTCGtctgctctcagtgcggaaagTCTTTCACTCGTAAATCAAACCTTAAGAATCACATGTTAATTCACGCCGGGATAAAGCCTTTTACCTGCTCtgagtgtgggaagagttttaCCAGGAAAAGTCAACTTAAGGATCACATGCATATCCACCcttcagctgctctcagtgaGGAAAGTCTTTCAAACATAAAGAAAGCCTCAAGACtcacatgttaa
- the LOC122330392 gene encoding zinc finger protein 239-like has translation MSDAEEKKRVRTGEKPRSCSQTKQKDVKPKEGRKTFTCPHCGKSFLYKTKFDVHLRVTGERPFTSDQCGNGFKRLSNLKAHMSIHTGEKQHACHQCGKSFRQKGSLTLHMRVHTGEKPLTCNRCGKRYAHSTALKIHMNIHTGEKPHKCSLCDGRFGHPGCMKTHEMLHTGEKPHYCDQCGKSFTRSGNLTEHMRIHNRQKPHSCDQRGKGFPDSSQLEDHLNIRTGEKLHSVLKKHLGLHTKEKMPAGEREHRCYDCDKTFSSVSHLKRHQRIHTREKPHECSHCDSVSRQT, from the coding sequence ATGAGTGACGCTGAGGAGAAAAAACGTGTCAGAACTGGAGAAAAACCTCGGAGCTGCTCTCAAACCAAACAGAAAGATGTAAAGCCTAAAGAAGGCAGGAAGACTTTCACCTGCCCTCattgtggaaagagtttctTATACAAAACTAAGTTTGACGTTCACTTGAGAGTTACTGGAGAGAGACCGTTCACTTCCGATCAGTGCGGGAATGGTTTCAAACGCTTATCAAACCTCAAGGCACACATGAgcatccacaccggagagaaacaaCACGCATGCcatcagtgcgggaagagtttcagaCAAAAAGGAAGCCTTACGTTACATATGAGAGTTCACACCGGTGAGAAACCGCTCACGTGTAATCGGTGTGGAAAACGTTACGCACACTCAACAGCCCTTAAAATACACATGAACATCCATACTGGAGAGAAACCTCACAAGTGTTCACTCTGCGACGGGAGATTCGGTCACCCGGGGTGCATGAAAACACACGAGATgctccacaccggagagaaaccgcaCTATTGTGATCAATGTGGGAAGAGCTTTACACGAAGCGGAAACCTTACGGAGCATATGAGAATTCATAACAGACAGAAACCGCACAGTTGTGATCAGCGTGGGAAGGGTTTCCCAGACTCGTCACAGCTTGAAGATCACTTGAACATCCGCACCGGAGAGAAACTGCATTCAGTCCTGAAGAAACACCTTGGGCTTCATACGAAGGAGAAAATGCCTGCTGGTGAGAGAGAGCACAGGTGCTACGATTGTGACAAGACTTTTTCTTCAGTGAGCCATTTAAAACGGCACCAGAGGATCCACACTAGAGAAAAACCTCATGAGTGTTCACACTGTGATTCAGTCAGTCGTCAAACCTGA